AACCGCTGTCCGCACGGCTGGCGCGCGAACACAACGACGCGAATTGCTTGGCTCTCGGCGCCCGCCTTACGGGGGTCGATATGGCGAAGGCCTGCGTCGACGCCTTCCTCGAAACCGAATTCGCCGCCGGCCGCCACCAGCGGCGGGTCGACAAGCTTTCCAATCCGGAGATTTGAATTGGCCACCCAGCCCGTAGATGCCGCCCGCGATCCGATGGACCGTTTCTGGCACGACAGCCTCGCCGACGCCGATCCCGAGATCCACGCCGCCGTGCGCAGCGAACTCGATCGGCAACGTGACAAGATCGAACTGATCGCGAGTGAGAACATCGCCAGCAGCGCCGTGCTGGAAGCCGCCGGGAGCGTCTTCACCAACAAGTACGCCGAAGGATATCCGGGCAAGCGCTATTACGGCGGATGCGATTACGCGGACGTTGTCGAGACTCTGGCGATCGAGCGGGCGAAGGAACTGTTCGGCTGCAACTTCGCCAACGTGCAGCCCAATTCGGGCAGCCAGATGAACCAGGCCGTGTTCCTCGCCCTGCTTCAGCCCGGCGACACTTTCATGGGGCTCGACCTCAATTCCGGCGGACACCTCACGCACGGATCACCAGTCAATATGAGCGGCAAGTGGTTCAATCCGGTCGCCTATGGCGTGCGCCAGGACGACGAACTGATCGACATGGACGAGGTCATGGCGATCGCGAAGGAACACAAGCCCAAGCTCATCATCGCAGGCGGCACCGCCTATTCGCGTGTCTGGGACTGGGAAGCCTTCCGACGGGTCGCCGACGAGGTCGGCGCATACCTGCTTGTCGACATGAGCCATATTTCCGGCCTCGTTGCCGGCGGCGCGCACCCCTCCCCCTTCCCCCATGCGCATATCGTGACCAGCACGACGCACAAGTCGCTGCGCGGTCCGCGATCCGGCGTGATCCTTTGGAACGACGAGGAATTCAGCAAGCCGCTCAACATGGCGGTATTCCCGGGGCTCCAGGGCGGTCCGCTGATGCACATTGTCGCCGCCAAGGCAGTCGCCTTTCGCGAAGCACTGCGTCCGGAATTCAGGGACTACGCAGCCCGCGTCGTCGAGAATGCCCGCGCGCTAGCGAGCAGTCTCGAGGCCAACGGTCTGCGCATCGTGTCCGGCGGAACGGACAACCACTCCATGCTGGTCGATCTCAGCGCGAAGGACGTGACCGGAAAGGATGCGGAGAAGGGTCTCGATCGCGCTTATCTGACTTGCAACAAGAACGGCATTCCCTTCGACACGCGCAGCCCCTTCGTGACCAGCGGCGTCCGGCTCGGCACGCCCGCCGGGACGACGCGCGGCTTCGGTCCGGCCGAATTCGAGACGGTCGGAAAGCTGATCGCCGAAGTGGTCGAAGGCCTTTCGAAGAACGGTGCCGAAGGTGACGCGCAGGTCGAGGAAAGCGTCCGTGCGCGCGTGTCGGAACTGTGCCGGCGCTTCCCCGTCTATCCGGGCCGCTGATCGCGCATGCGTTGTCCGTTCTGCGCGCATGACGAGACGCAGGTAAAGGATTCCAGGCCCGCGGAGGACAACGCCTCCATCCGGCGCCGTCGGCAGTGCGGCAAGTGCGGTGCCCGGTTCACTACCTTCGAGCGGGTCCAGTTGCGCGAGGTCATGATCGTAAAGAGCGGCGTGAACGGCGAGCCCGGCCGCCGCGAGGCCTTCGACAGGGGCAAGCTGGAACAATCCGTCTCTCTGGCCTGCCGCAAGCGCGGCGTATCACAGGAACAGATCGACCAGCTCGTGTCGGGCATACAACGCCAGGTCGAAACCGCAGGCGAAGCGGA
This genomic interval from Qipengyuania sp. JC766 contains the following:
- the glyA gene encoding serine hydroxymethyltransferase; its protein translation is MDRFWHDSLADADPEIHAAVRSELDRQRDKIELIASENIASSAVLEAAGSVFTNKYAEGYPGKRYYGGCDYADVVETLAIERAKELFGCNFANVQPNSGSQMNQAVFLALLQPGDTFMGLDLNSGGHLTHGSPVNMSGKWFNPVAYGVRQDDELIDMDEVMAIAKEHKPKLIIAGGTAYSRVWDWEAFRRVADEVGAYLLVDMSHISGLVAGGAHPSPFPHAHIVTSTTHKSLRGPRSGVILWNDEEFSKPLNMAVFPGLQGGPLMHIVAAKAVAFREALRPEFRDYAARVVENARALASSLEANGLRIVSGGTDNHSMLVDLSAKDVTGKDAEKGLDRAYLTCNKNGIPFDTRSPFVTSGVRLGTPAGTTRGFGPAEFETVGKLIAEVVEGLSKNGAEGDAQVEESVRARVSELCRRFPVYPGR
- the nrdR gene encoding transcriptional regulator NrdR, whose translation is MRCPFCAHDETQVKDSRPAEDNASIRRRRQCGKCGARFTTFERVQLREVMIVKSGVNGEPGRREAFDRGKLEQSVSLACRKRGVSQEQIDQLVSGIQRQVETAGEAEVPSSRLGELVMDGLRQVDSVAYIRFASVYRDFSEARDFEEFASTVQEAARSEDGD